A region from the Agrobacterium cucumeris genome encodes:
- a CDS encoding extracellular solute-binding protein — translation MTKFTRFALLASTVAFAAGSASAAELNIYTTREPGLIQPLLESFTASSGVKVNTVFLKDGLAERVLSEGASSPADVLMTVDAGNLVDLAEKGVTQAVESETLNKAVPAELRDAKGHWFALSMRARVLYAAKDLDLASFNYEDLADAKWKGKVCIRAGQHPYNTALFADYIAHYGAADTEKWLAGVKENLARKAGGGDRDVAKDILGGICDIGIANSYYVGLMRSGKGGEEQVKWGDAIKVVLPTFKNGGTQVNITGAAVAKNAPNKAEAVKLLEYLVSDEAQKIYAEANYEYPVKQGAGLNEIVASFGDLKIDNKPLTEIVSHRKQASELVDKVGFDK, via the coding sequence ATGACGAAATTTACCAGATTTGCCCTGCTCGCCAGCACGGTTGCTTTTGCAGCCGGATCAGCCAGCGCCGCAGAACTCAATATCTACACCACCAGAGAGCCGGGCCTGATCCAGCCCCTGCTGGAATCCTTCACCGCGTCGAGCGGCGTCAAGGTCAACACCGTATTCCTGAAGGACGGTCTGGCTGAGCGCGTTCTGAGCGAGGGCGCAAGCTCGCCTGCCGACGTCCTGATGACCGTGGATGCCGGCAACCTCGTTGATCTCGCCGAAAAGGGTGTTACCCAGGCGGTTGAGTCCGAAACCCTGAACAAGGCAGTGCCGGCTGAACTTCGTGATGCCAAGGGTCACTGGTTTGCGCTTTCCATGCGCGCCCGCGTTCTTTATGCGGCGAAGGATCTCGACCTTGCTTCCTTCAACTATGAAGATCTGGCGGATGCCAAGTGGAAGGGCAAGGTCTGCATTCGCGCTGGCCAGCACCCTTACAACACGGCGCTGTTTGCCGATTACATTGCCCATTATGGCGCGGCCGACACTGAAAAGTGGCTTGCCGGCGTGAAGGAAAACCTGGCCCGCAAGGCTGGCGGCGGCGACCGTGACGTTGCCAAGGACATCCTCGGCGGCATTTGCGATATCGGTATCGCCAATTCCTACTATGTCGGTCTGATGCGCTCGGGCAAGGGCGGCGAAGAGCAGGTCAAGTGGGGCGATGCCATCAAGGTGGTTCTGCCGACCTTCAAGAATGGCGGTACGCAGGTCAACATCACCGGTGCGGCCGTTGCCAAGAATGCGCCGAACAAGGCTGAAGCCGTCAAGCTTCTGGAATATCTCGTTTCTGACGAAGCCCAGAAGATTTATGCTGAAGCCAACTACGAATATCCGGTTAAGCAGGGCGCGGGCCTCAACGAGATCGTCGCTTCCTTCGGCGACCTGAAGATCGACAACAAGCCGCTGACCGAGATCGTGTCGCATCGCAAGCAGGCGAGCGAACTGGTCGACAAGGTCGGTTTCGACAAGTAA
- a CDS encoding ABC transporter ATP-binding protein, which translates to MAGSAALELKSVGKRFGDTDVLSDIDLSVERGEIICLVGRSGCGKSTLLRIVAGVETPDHGSVSLNGSTVADSAVFVEPEKRNIGFVFQDYALFPHLTVEQNVMFGLRTLPKADARRRAEEMIEHVHLQDLAKRYPHTLSGGEQQRVALARALAPQPGLLLMDEPFSNLDRGLRDNVREETLGLLRQLGTTAIMVTHDPEEALSAGDRVVLMQRGRIVQSGTGYEIHDNPKTRYAADFFCAFNKIEGRVKQGRVETPLGLLGDASDLPDGLAAVAYVRPNAISIIEDNAAKDGIAGEILSRVFLGEIEQLGIAVPGLPGDLRVRTMQRTPAKTKAVRFGIDPKGVLIFT; encoded by the coding sequence ATGGCAGGCAGCGCAGCGCTTGAACTGAAATCGGTTGGGAAAAGATTCGGTGATACGGATGTTTTGTCCGATATCGACCTGTCCGTCGAACGCGGCGAAATTATTTGTCTGGTTGGACGGTCGGGCTGTGGAAAATCGACCCTGCTGCGCATCGTTGCGGGCGTGGAGACGCCGGACCACGGCAGTGTTTCCCTTAATGGTTCGACCGTTGCCGATTCGGCGGTTTTCGTTGAGCCGGAAAAGCGCAATATCGGTTTTGTCTTTCAGGATTATGCGCTGTTCCCGCATCTCACAGTCGAACAGAATGTCATGTTCGGTCTCAGAACCCTGCCTAAGGCAGACGCCCGCCGCCGTGCGGAAGAGATGATCGAGCACGTGCATCTGCAGGATCTGGCCAAACGCTATCCGCATACGCTTTCGGGCGGTGAACAGCAGCGTGTGGCGCTCGCCCGTGCGCTCGCCCCGCAGCCCGGCCTGTTGCTGATGGATGAGCCTTTCTCCAATCTGGACAGGGGTTTGCGCGACAATGTCCGCGAGGAGACGCTTGGTCTTCTGCGGCAATTGGGCACCACGGCAATCATGGTCACCCATGATCCGGAAGAGGCGTTGTCCGCAGGCGACCGCGTGGTGCTGATGCAGCGCGGGCGTATCGTGCAGAGCGGCACGGGATATGAAATTCACGATAACCCCAAAACCCGCTATGCCGCCGATTTTTTCTGCGCCTTCAACAAGATCGAGGGCCGGGTAAAACAGGGGCGCGTTGAAACGCCGCTCGGGCTGCTGGGTGATGCATCCGATCTGCCCGATGGCCTTGCAGCCGTTGCCTATGTTCGACCCAACGCGATTTCGATTATCGAGGACAATGCAGCGAAGGACGGGATCGCCGGCGAAATATTGAGCCGGGTTTTCCTCGGTGAGATCGAACAGCTCGGTATTGCCGTGCCGGGGTTGCCGGGAGATTTGCGTGTCCGGACGATGCAACGCACACCCGCCAAGACCAAGGCGGTGCGTTTCGGTATCGACCCCAAGGGTGTTCTGATATTTACTTGA